The genome window TGGTTGTATTCACTGCAAAAAGTGCGAAATCCAGTCCCGTATGGGCTCCTACGAGAACCTCGATAAGAACGCCAAAGGGCCGGTGATGCATAGCATCAGTGAATGCATCCAGTGCTTCCGCTGTGAAACGATCTGTCCAACTGACGTCATCCAGATTCAAGCAAAAGTGCCGGCCTCCATTAAAGAAGCCCTCCATCTCGCTCCCAAAGGCACCGCTCCCCGACCTGAACCGCAGACCGAGATAGACCTAGGGCGTCGAGGCGTTATCGCCGCCATCGCTGCGGGTATCCTTTGGGGAAGCGCTGTTAAGTCCAATGCAAGCGAATATCAGGGGGTAATGCGGCGCTATAACCGCAACAACAAAGCGATGCGCCCGCCCGGAGCCCTGCCGGAAAGCGAGTTTCTTGCTGCCTGCACGCGCTGTGCGGAATGCATGCGCGTATGCCCTACCAACGCTCTGCAGCCGGCGACCTTCGACACGGGGCTTGAGGGTTTATGGACGCCCATTCTTGTGCCGAGTATTGGCCCTTGCGCCGAGAAGTGTACCGCGTGCGGCGATGTCTGCCCTACCGGAGCGATTCGCCCATTCACTTGGCAAGATAAGCGTTATAAGATCAAGATGGGTCTGGCCAATGTAGACCACTCTACCTGCGTCGCATGGAACGGTGGGCGCGACTGCATTGTCTGCGCTGAAGTCTGCCCCTACTCTGCCGTCGTTTTCCGAGATACCTGGGACGATACCCTACCACGCGATCCTTCCTTGCCCATCGATCACGTGGGGCCTGATGGAAAACCGGACAATCGTGGCCGCTACAAGCGCGTACCTACCGTAGATGAAAAGCTCTGCACCGGCTGTGGCCTTTGTGAATACCACTGTCCGGTTCTTCCAAACCATGCCATTGTCGTCTACACATTCCAAGAAGACCGCGATTACAAGCCACCCAAAGAGAACTGGTGGGACGGTTTCTATCGCGGCGACTGGGATAAACGCAAAGACATCGGGAAAGATGCCGAATATGCGGCCACAAAAGCTGAGATCGCTAAGCACATCGCGATTACCGGTCCGCAAGGTTCGGCGAATCCAAACGCAGAATATAATCCGAACCCTAATCCAGGGCAGTAGATGTAGTACATGCAGAGATGAAGCATAGCGCTGCTTCTGATCTGATCGTTTCTTGGGCGCCTCCAGAGTGGTTCTGCAATAGCTTTCCTCTTGAGGCGCCCGATCAACGGATTATGACAATGGAACGGTTGGTTTTCCTTCTCCAAACTCTCCTCGACGCAACGTCTGAAGAGAACTATACCCCTCTGCAAAAGGTGCTGCATGTTGCGCATATTCTAGTGACAATGCAGGGTAATGACGGCCTTTGGCCATCTGAGTTCGACCTCGTAACTGCGGCACCGCTTTCTCCAAAAAGAAGTGATGCACCGCTTCCACTTTTTCAACGACTTAACGCGATGCTTGCCTCCTCTGAATTCGAGCACTCTCTTCGCTATACCCAGGAAAAAAGCAGGGATCGAGCTAAGAGAAAATAGGCATTCGCTCCAGAGGAATTTCCGTTTGCGTTTCAGAAAAGTGACTGCCAAACAGATAGATTCGTCTTTGCTCTTTTGTCATCTCTATCAGCAAGGCCGAATAGATGCCTAATGGCTCTTGAAGAAGCTGAGGAGATGCAGCGCTTCCCAAAACAAGCAGAGCGGTGGAGATCGCATCTCCCTCCATCGCAAATTCGGTGACGGTAGCTGCCAGCTGTACTCCCTCAATGGGTCGTCCACTGCTTGGCTCAATCACATGCCCGTAGCGCCTGCCATCTACCTCGAACCACCTGCCATGTGGCGCCGACACCGAGAGCGCTGCATCCCTTAACTCTGCCACAGCCACCACGGCCTGTTCAGTACCGTTAGGATCGCGTAGTGCGACACGCCACCCACTATCCCCCTTCGGAGTTCCTAACGCGTACACCGTGCTTGAGCCGCCATGAAGCAGAGCACAGGTGATCCCATTCTCTCTCAATCGTCGAACCGCAATATCTACGGCATAGCCTTTGCCAATAGCTCCCGGATCAAGCGAGACCCCAGGGCGAAGAAAGCGCACGGTGCCTGCCTCCTCATCTAGCTCCACCAGCTGCATCCCTACCGCTGCTCGTGTCTCCTCGATCTCCGTCTCAGAAGGCATACGTTTTACCTCTCCACACGTACGCCATAAACGCACAAGCGGCCCTATGGTCATGTCAAAGGCGCCGGAGGTCAGCAGAGACAGTCGCTTCGCGGCCTTGAGAAGAGAAAATACCTCCGGCACCACATAGACCGCACGCTCCGCTGCCATTCGATTAACACGCGCCAGCTCACTTGTTGGGCGATAAATGCTCAAAAGCTCCTCGATGCGAGTGATCTCTCGGAGGGCCTCCTCTCCGGCAGCTCTTAGGTAGACCTCATCCTCTCCCACCAAAATCAGCTCAAACCGTGTGGCCATGGCATAGCAAGCCAAACGCACTTCGGGCATCGCCGCAAATCCTTCTCCGAAAATACTGTCCATGGGCACTGCAACCCATGGACAGCATCCGTTTTCTTTAGCAAACACAGGTCTGGTTAAATAAGGCGCAGTCGTTCGGTATCGAAGAGCACCTCGCGGTTCTCACGATACGCTATCTCTCCCATTCCAATAGCAACCTGTACCTTCGCCGCCAAATCCACGTTGGCGTTGGGCACTTTGGTACGATCGCGTACACAATCGAGAAAGTTCTTTTCATGGTTATCTATCGCCTCGCTCGCCCCTGGCACATGCTCGTTGAGCGGGTCTACCTGATCGGCGTAGGGCGGCTGCGGGATGATCTGGATGTTGCCACCTCCAAACATCGCAAACTCGATGGTAGCCTTGTTGGTACAGATCGTCGGGGTATAGCCATGGTCGTTGTTCGTAGAGCCGGAGAGAACCACGGTGAATTGTGAAGGATATTCGATGATCATATGTACGGTATCCGGCACTTCACGGTCTTTTTGAAGCAGTAAATCACCGGCGGCTACGACACGCCGAGGCCACTCGATCTTGCCGATAGCGATGAGGAAGGGCGCAAGGACATGCGGAAAGAGGTCACTCTGAATGCCGGCAGAGTAGCTCCAGTATTTGCGCCAGCGGAAGAAACGGTCTTTGCTGAATGGGTGTTTACGCTTGCAGGGCTGCTCGAAGATATGCCAGTGGGTGTTCTCCTCGGTAGCTTGCGGCTCTAACGGATAGTAATCCCACTCACCGGATGGCGTGTTGCGGCAATACGAGCCGCGCGCCCAAACAACCTCGCCGTACTTCCCAGAGTTGATCAGCTCCGCGATGCGATGGTAGGTCGGGTCGGTCGCCCCTTGCGTGCCCATCTGTAGAACGCGCTTGGTACGCTCCACCGTCTCCTTGATCTTGAGAGCAGGCTCGACACCCTTACAGAGCGGTTTCTCCACATAGACATCCTTGCCCGCCTCCAGACAGTCTATCGTCTGCTGAGCGTGCCAGTGCTCTGGGGTCGTTATCCAGACCACATCGATCTCTGGATGCTTTTCCAACATCTCTCGATAGTCAATGTGGCACTGGTTATCCTTAAGACCAATATGTTGTTGTGCCTCCTGTAGGTGAACCGTGTAGATGTCAGCGATGGCCACATACTCCACGTTCCACTCTTTCGCATGCTGCATTAGGAATCGGGCATGCACTCCACCTTGCCCTTCCCAGTGCGGCCCGATGTGGCCGATATGAATGCGGTCGTTGGCACCAATAACCCGTGCCATCCCAGCAGCGGTAGAGGGCATATAGGTTTTTACGGGCTCCGCCGCAGCACTCACCGCATGAACTCCTACAGCTCCTCCGACAGCGGCCCCCACGGCGGTTTTGAGAAAATCGCGACGCGAAGTGGCACCGTCTGTCCTTTCTGAACTCTTCATAGACTAATCCTCTCCATCTAACTTACTTGGTCATAAGAAGTTTTCTGTACGAATAACTTCTAGCTTAGTTGGAACCATTCCTGCTTGAACTCAAGCCGCGACCCGTTAACGATGGCCTCGTTGGTCTTAAGCGCCGCTACCGTTGCCTGATAGCCTTCCAACGGGCCCGCCTCAGAGGGTTTGCCGGAATGGATGCTGTTGACAAAGGCCTCCAAAGCGTGGTAGAGCATGGTTTTTGTAGGATCCTCCTGCTTAGCCTGGGAAGGCATTTGCCCTAGCGCCAGCAGTTTGGTGGCATCTGCAACAAGCACCACCCCTACATCATCGCCTACCGGTTCCTTGCGGGCATAGACGATCCAACCTTCTAGTGGGGCATCCGCCTCATTAACCATCCATGCCTTGTCGCCGCGAACCAAGATGGCCGATTGGGATCCCATAAATAGATTGTAGCTATCATCAAACGAGTTGACAAGGGTGATATCGTAGACGAGATTGACACCCCCTGGATACTCGATGATGGCCTGCACCGTGTCAGGAACTTCGCGACCGTCTTTCCAAAAAAGCACCCCACCTCGACCGGTTGCCGCAACAGGCAGCCCCCCCACGTACCAGCTGGTTAAGTTGATACCATGAATGCCGATCTCACCCATAAGCCCCGGTGAGATAGCCTTATCTAAACGCCAGTTGATCTCCTGCTGACGCTGTGGATCGGGTGCAGCTCGTCGCCAGCTTGTTTTCTGATGCCACTGGGAGCGACAAGCCGCAATTGTGCCTAGGGCGTTCGATCGAATGAACTTATACACGTGTAGACTTTGTGGGTGAACCCTCTGCTGAAGACCCGCTTGGAAGATAAGTTTTGGGGCGGCACTCTGCCCTGCCTGAGCGATCGCTTTGGCATCGTCTAGGGTGTTTGCGATAGGCGCCTCACAGTAGACATGCTTGCCGGCCTGCAGCGCATCGAGTACGATCTGCTTATGTTGATGTGTGGGGGTTGCCACGACCACCGCCTGTACGTTTTTATCTTCCAGTAACTGCCGATAGTCGCTATAGGCAGCAGCTTTTGGAGCTGCCTCTTGGGTCCGTTTCAAAAATGGCTCGTAAATATCGCAGATGGCTACAGGCGGCAACGTTGCCAAATGGTTGAGGGTATTAACCACCTCTCGACCGCGCTCCCCTAAACCGATGACACCACATCCTATTGGCGGCCCTGAAGGTGCATCGCCGGCACCGGCATTGGCCTCCTGCGCAAAGAGCGCAACAGGCTGCGAGGAGAGCCCGGCCATAGCCAGAGTGGTTAAGGTCGAACTTTTTAAAAAGTCTCTCCGATTCATCTTGTCCTTTCCTCGATTAATCTCCTTTTACAATGCTTATCCGTTAACACCGGAAAGAATTCCTCCTAAATATCCCGTTATGAGGATACAAATCAACCCGATCAGCCCGATCACCCAGTAGAAGGCCGATGGGGAGGAAGCCGTGGCTTTTTGCTTGACCCGCAAGCCCACCAATCCCCAAAGGAGAAGGGTGGTCACTGAGGCGAACACAAGATGATATAATACCGTCCCTTTCAAAGGCTCTCCGTTAAGCACAAATTGCCATGCCAACAACCCCGTGATCATCGTGATTGGAGCCATGATCGCAGCTCCAAGAAGATTATAAAATGCGGCACGATGAAGCGCCTCATTATTTCTTTTAAGCCCTAACAGATCAAGCAAAAAACCAAAAATGAAAAGGGCTATCGGGAAATGAACCAGTTCCGGATGGTGCGCATGAGGCGGGAAGAGTATCTTTTGCACCCAGCTCCCCGCCGACGATGCTGCCCCCGTTGCGCCTTCCTGTGACGTTGCATCTGCCCGATCACTAGATATATTACCCCGCACATGCCGTGCAGAGTTGCTCGCTGAAGTTCCGACTCTCACTGGACCATTCGGATGACTATTCGGATCACCCGGCAGCGTGTCTGCAGCGAACTCCTGTGCGTTCGTGTAGCCATCCCCATCCGAATCGAGATTGTCAATAGAGTGCAAAATGGCCGGTGTCAGCATGGTAGCACCGGCACGTTCAAGAGCCCGCTGCACATCTTTTCCATAGGGATTGCGTTCAGGAGGCCCGGAAGGGACATGACATAGCGTGCAGTTTTTTGCAGCGTTATAATCTGTGCTACCTGGCACCAGATGATAGGTCTCGATGACGATCGGTGGAAACTGAGGACGCGCCCACGCGTTTACAAGAGGAAATCCACTAAAGAGTAGCAGCTCTATGAGAACCAGCGCAAGCCACCAAGCGGCTTTTTGTATTTGTGCTCTATTCGCCACCAATTTTTCCTAGTTGAGGACTAAAATCGGCTCTATTCCCTTCTGTAAGATGCCAATTCCAGAAAAATGTTACGGAAAAAAGTGAAAGGGGCGTTCCGCCTTAAGGAACGCCCATCCGTGCAAATCTGCAAGCTATTCTAATCTCCATGGTGGCGAATGATGCGTCGCGCCCCACGATAGGCATGGGCATAGTAGCTCTCATCGAGGCTATCTATGCGCACTCCGCCACCACCCCGACGGCTAGAGGCGTGAATGAACCGTCCGTTGCCAATATACATCCCAACATGAGATATACCCGGCGTCACCGTGTGGAAAAACACGAGATCCCCAGGCTTGAGATCTTTGCGGCTCACCGGTTTGCCCATATGAAACTGCTCCGCCGCATTGTGCGGGAGATCAATCCCTCGCTTGAGATACAAGTAGCGTACAAAGCCCGAGCAGTCGAAGCCGCCTCTCCCCGACCCACCGTAGACGTAGGGTGTGCCACGATAAGCTAGAGCCGAACGAACTAGACCCGCACGAAGAGAGGCATGAGCGAGCAGCGTATGGTCAGAACCGTGCGATGAGGACTGTTTGTGATGTCGGCGATGGGAGATCTCATGATAGGCAATTTGTTGTGTGTGATGATGCATATGCCTCTCAGCCAAATGAGACAGATGCTTGGAATGCACCTTTGCTACGTGAAGCGGATGTGGGTGGTGCCTTTTGGAGGATTCATGCGCGATCTCCTCATGGGAATGCTCCCTCTGAAGGGTATGTTCCGGATGACGGTGTAAGCGCGCCATTTGAACCCCTACCGGAGCGTGGAGATACCGAGCCTCCACCCATCCCCAAGAGCCATTATGAAAGGCGATCTGTGCCCAACCGTTTCGCTTTGCTGTCACAACAACCGGCACATTGTTATCTAACAGCGCGGTGCGAAGATAGCTTCGTCCCGGTCCAAGCCGCACACATATCTGGTCACCATGAATAAGGCGCGCCGCATGAAGTTGACTTGCAAGATGAACCCTCTTTTCTGGAGGAGGCACTAATAGCATCGCCCCATCGGGCACATGACGCATGTCCTTTATATGATTAAGAGCGAGGAGGTCGTGAAGGGTACAGTGATGGCGGTGGGCAAAGGCCGTTAGTGTCTCATTGTGCTGAAGCGGCTCACGGTGGAGCGCCAAAGCGGGATGGGCAGCAAGGCTACCAACAAGTGCGGTGGCCGAAACGGCTGCCGGCATCCTTCTTCTCAGACGTCTGCTCAATCTCGTGAACTCCTTTTCTTGAAGATTGCCGCCCCGTAGAAATCGCTTTCATTAGGGAGGCGATTCGCTCGAGAGAAAAGGCACAAAACCCTCCTCCCAGTGGTTAGGGCACGCGAATTCGCGCGGAATTTGGCGTCCCGGAGAACGTTCTTCTTGGAGATAGCTGCGCAGTGCGAGTGGATCACGCACCGCACTCGTAGAGAGGCAGCACTGACTACGGCTCCTCTTCGCTCTTAGCTTGTGGCTTCGATGGAGCTATTTTAACCCAAACTCCCTTTCCTGTCAACCCTCCAATGACGCATTTTTCACACAACGGAAGAAAGCCGAGCCCTCTCCGGTTACCGACGTCTGCCAAGCTTATGCATTCTGCCCGTCATGCCCTAGCGACGGCGGCCGCTATTAACGACTCGAAAACCCCTCGTCCGTCCACAGAACCCAGTAATCTCTCCACAGCGCGTTCGGGATGAGGCATCATCCCAAGCACATTAAATGTTTCGTTCGCAATACCAGCAATATTGTCCATAGAACCGTTCGGGTTCTCCAACGAACCCGCATACCGAAAGAGAACGCGCTCTTGGCGGTTCAACTCCTCTAAAGTCTCTGGGCTGCATACATAGCGTCCTTCACCGTGGGCAACGGGAATTCGGACCTGCTGCCCTACCCGATAGGCGTTTGTGAAGGGCGTGTTCACGTTCTCCACTCGAAGCGTTACATATTTACAAACAAAACGGCATCCGATATTCCTCACAAGCGCCCCCGGCAACAGATGGGCCTCACAAAGAATCTGAAAACCATTGCATATCCCCAACACCGGCTTTCCCCGCTCTGCATGTCGCCTTACCGCCTCCATAATGGGCGCAAAACGCGCAATAGCTCCAGCACGTAAATAGTCGCCATACGAGAATCCTCCCGGCAGAATCACCACGTCAAACCCTCTCAATGTGCGCTCCGCATGCCACACGTATTCGACCGGACAGCCAAACACATCGCGTATCGCGAAATAGGCATCCTGATCGCAGTTCGATCCGGGAAACTGCACAACAGCAAAGCGTGGTGTTGCCCTTCTCACGCCATGACGGCGTGCAGGAGAAGAGACCGTCGTCATACGGGAACCTCCTCTATCTCAAAACGATAGTCCTCTGTTACCGGATTGGCCAGAAGCCTATCGCACATCTCGCGGATGCGATTCTCCAATACCCGCCGGTCGTTCGCCTCTTGTGCGTCAACCTGAAGCTCCAAATACTTGCCCATTCGAACCTGCTCGACCTCTGTATAACCTAGCGAATGAAGGGCCTCCTTCACCACCCTTCCCTGTGCATCCAACAGGGTCGGCTTCAACGTTACGATCACTTTAACCTGAGGCATCTTCTCTCCTAATCTGTTTCGCTCTTTAGGCATCGTTGTAGCTTTTCGTAAAGCTCTGCTGCCTCTATCCCCTCTATACGCACTACTTTCTCTCGCGCTGTCGTGCCGGCGATGAGTTCCATATGGGACTTCGGAACCTCTAGTGCCTCGGCTAATAGAAGCAGCAAAGCACGATTGGCTTCCCCTTTCACTGGTGAGGCCGTTACACGAGCATACAGCTTGCCCTCCTCGTATCGTTCTATCGCATTGCGGTCGCTGCGAGGAGTTAAGCGGATTTTTAAGATAGTGTACCCTTTAGAGGCTTTTCCCGTCGGCATCGAAGCAAATCTTTCTATCCCTGTTTAACGAGACATCCCTTTAACACCTCAACCATCGCCAAGGCGATGGCTACAAAAATCGTATGCCAGTTTATACCCTAACTCCGTCCCTTGTTTGCCGCCTTCGACACTCCACAACGCCATCCTTCCTTGAGACAAGCGCTCCTACCTTTGGCAGCGCTCCAATCGGAATAGGAGTAGAGCAGGTAGGAGACGACAGCGAGCACGACGGACCTGCTGCGATGGGGCGTAGAGGGTAACACTTGGTCTCAGCGGAGGCGTCATGTTCTCTTCTCTTGCTCTTTTTTGAGGAATAGGGTAGATTCTGCACAGAAGAAAAACGAACTAGTGATTTGAAAGGATATTGTCCTTGTGCTTCGCTTTCTGACCGGTGGTGAATCGCATGGCCCTTCGCTTTCCGCTATTATTGAAGGGTTGCCTGCCAATCTGCCTATTGACCTCGACGCGATCAACAAGCAGCTAAAACGCCGCCAAGGAGGCTACGGCCGTGGGGCGCGGCAACAGATCGAGAGCGACACGGTTGA of Chthonomonas calidirosea T49 contains these proteins:
- a CDS encoding 4Fe-4S binding protein; its protein translation is MADIPQEFPKMGGCSCGSCGCSGQRATNNLIRGIDIGLRKRESAAQKVAEPKETVPQGTVVQRNTEAAYTRFTAEQKRKMRQEPGNKAAHRIVLIRRAVQITTFLLFVLFFFMTTQGSEGKWGINKNIFMLMDFLNTLKNSLASHTVPIYAIGPGLFILLLTLWGGRIFCGWICPLGTSIDIADRLLYRKGRLFYSKKRSDTRRFRNWKYIYLLVGLGAVTFGIDILAFGDPISLITRTFTFCVYPPIAYIWNGILSAADALHVGSVLYNLGINTDLWRLPTMHYYNVVPVMLMFIGIIALSGYQERFWCRNLCPYGGLLALISRISWLRHYIKMDGCIHCKKCEIQSRMGSYENLDKNAKGPVMHSISECIQCFRCETICPTDVIQIQAKVPASIKEALHLAPKGTAPRPEPQTEIDLGRRGVIAAIAAGILWGSAVKSNASEYQGVMRRYNRNNKAMRPPGALPESEFLAACTRCAECMRVCPTNALQPATFDTGLEGLWTPILVPSIGPCAEKCTACGDVCPTGAIRPFTWQDKRYKIKMGLANVDHSTCVAWNGGRDCIVCAEVCPYSAVVFRDTWDDTLPRDPSLPIDHVGPDGKPDNRGRYKRVPTVDEKLCTGCGLCEYHCPVLPNHAIVVYTFQEDRDYKPPKENWWDGFYRGDWDKRKDIGKDAEYAATKAEIAKHIAITGPQGSANPNAEYNPNPNPGQ
- a CDS encoding FAD:protein FMN transferase; this encodes MPEVRLACYAMATRFELILVGEDEVYLRAAGEEALREITRIEELLSIYRPTSELARVNRMAAERAVYVVPEVFSLLKAAKRLSLLTSGAFDMTIGPLVRLWRTCGEVKRMPSETEIEETRAAVGMQLVELDEEAGTVRFLRPGVSLDPGAIGKGYAVDIAVRRLRENGITCALLHGGSSTVYALGTPKGDSGWRVALRDPNGTEQAVVAVAELRDAALSVSAPHGRWFEVDGRRYGHVIEPSSGRPIEGVQLAATVTEFAMEGDAISTALLVLGSAASPQLLQEPLGIYSALLIEMTKEQRRIYLFGSHFSETQTEIPLERMPIFS
- a CDS encoding Gfo/Idh/MocA family protein, encoding MKSSERTDGATSRRDFLKTAVGAAVGGAVGVHAVSAAAEPVKTYMPSTAAGMARVIGANDRIHIGHIGPHWEGQGGVHARFLMQHAKEWNVEYVAIADIYTVHLQEAQQHIGLKDNQCHIDYREMLEKHPEIDVVWITTPEHWHAQQTIDCLEAGKDVYVEKPLCKGVEPALKIKETVERTKRVLQMGTQGATDPTYHRIAELINSGKYGEVVWARGSYCRNTPSGEWDYYPLEPQATEENTHWHIFEQPCKRKHPFSKDRFFRWRKYWSYSAGIQSDLFPHVLAPFLIAIGKIEWPRRVVAAGDLLLQKDREVPDTVHMIIEYPSQFTVVLSGSTNNDHGYTPTICTNKATIEFAMFGGGNIQIIPQPPYADQVDPLNEHVPGASEAIDNHEKNFLDCVRDRTKVPNANVDLAAKVQVAIGMGEIAYRENREVLFDTERLRLI
- a CDS encoding Gfo/Idh/MocA family protein; the encoded protein is MNRRDFLKSSTLTTLAMAGLSSQPVALFAQEANAGAGDAPSGPPIGCGVIGLGERGREVVNTLNHLATLPPVAICDIYEPFLKRTQEAAPKAAAYSDYRQLLEDKNVQAVVVATPTHQHKQIVLDALQAGKHVYCEAPIANTLDDAKAIAQAGQSAAPKLIFQAGLQQRVHPQSLHVYKFIRSNALGTIAACRSQWHQKTSWRRAAPDPQRQQEINWRLDKAISPGLMGEIGIHGINLTSWYVGGLPVAATGRGGVLFWKDGREVPDTVQAIIEYPGGVNLVYDITLVNSFDDSYNLFMGSQSAILVRGDKAWMVNEADAPLEGWIVYARKEPVGDDVGVVLVADATKLLALGQMPSQAKQEDPTKTMLYHALEAFVNSIHSGKPSEAGPLEGYQATVAALKTNEAIVNGSRLEFKQEWFQLS
- a CDS encoding DUF2231 domain-containing protein; the encoded protein is MANRAQIQKAAWWLALVLIELLLFSGFPLVNAWARPQFPPIVIETYHLVPGSTDYNAAKNCTLCHVPSGPPERNPYGKDVQRALERAGATMLTPAILHSIDNLDSDGDGYTNAQEFAADTLPGDPNSHPNGPVRVGTSASNSARHVRGNISSDRADATSQEGATGAASSAGSWVQKILFPPHAHHPELVHFPIALFIFGFLLDLLGLKRNNEALHRAAFYNLLGAAIMAPITMITGLLAWQFVLNGEPLKGTVLYHLVFASVTTLLLWGLVGLRVKQKATASSPSAFYWVIGLIGLICILITGYLGGILSGVNG
- a CDS encoding SH3 domain-containing C40 family peptidase — protein: MSRRLRRRMPAAVSATALVGSLAAHPALALHREPLQHNETLTAFAHRHHCTLHDLLALNHIKDMRHVPDGAMLLVPPPEKRVHLASQLHAARLIHGDQICVRLGPGRSYLRTALLDNNVPVVVTAKRNGWAQIAFHNGSWGWVEARYLHAPVGVQMARLHRHPEHTLQREHSHEEIAHESSKRHHPHPLHVAKVHSKHLSHLAERHMHHHTQQIAYHEISHRRHHKQSSSHGSDHTLLAHASLRAGLVRSALAYRGTPYVYGGSGRGGFDCSGFVRYLYLKRGIDLPHNAAEQFHMGKPVSRKDLKPGDLVFFHTVTPGISHVGMYIGNGRFIHASSRRGGGGVRIDSLDESYYAHAYRGARRIIRHHGD
- the purQ gene encoding phosphoribosylformylglycinamidine synthase subunit PurQ; the protein is MTTVSSPARRHGVRRATPRFAVVQFPGSNCDQDAYFAIRDVFGCPVEYVWHAERTLRGFDVVILPGGFSYGDYLRAGAIARFAPIMEAVRRHAERGKPVLGICNGFQILCEAHLLPGALVRNIGCRFVCKYVTLRVENVNTPFTNAYRVGQQVRIPVAHGEGRYVCSPETLEELNRQERVLFRYAGSLENPNGSMDNIAGIANETFNVLGMMPHPERAVERLLGSVDGRGVFESLIAAAVARA
- the purS gene encoding phosphoribosylformylglycinamidine synthase subunit PurS is translated as MPQVKVIVTLKPTLLDAQGRVVKEALHSLGYTEVEQVRMGKYLELQVDAQEANDRRVLENRIREMCDRLLANPVTEDYRFEIEEVPV
- a CDS encoding DUF167 domain-containing protein, which codes for MPTGKASKGYTILKIRLTPRSDRNAIERYEEGKLYARVTASPVKGEANRALLLLLAEALEVPKSHMELIAGTTAREKVVRIEGIEAAELYEKLQRCLKSETD